Proteins encoded by one window of Tunturibacter psychrotolerans:
- a CDS encoding alpha-1,4-glucan--maltose-1-phosphate maltosyltransferase, which translates to MKPIEGRKRVVIEEVEPQVDCGRYPAKRILGDTVTVTAAVFGDGHDHVSGRLLYRHSSEADWRSAPLSPLTNDLWSASFTVDALGDWLYTLEAWVDHFDTWSADLQKRLEAQPVPGGTNPAAAPQDIPLALRSGALLLEHAAKRAEGADSKHLADEAARLLKLAKAKSDVYENPLTDEIVALVARYPDLGFATRYAREFHLWVDRERARYSTWYELFPRSTSPDPTRHGTFADVIALLPDVAAMGFDVLYMPPIHPIGKAFRKGPNNSVTSTENDPGSPWAIGAKEGGHKAIHAPLGTLRDFDALVAATREHGMEVALDIAFQCSPDHPWVAEHPDWFNIRPDGSIQYAENPPKKYQDIYPLNFESPDWRGLWEALRDVFTYWIKRDVKIFRVDNPHTKAIPFWEWCIGEVHKKYPDVIFLAEAFTRPHVMYSLAKAGFSQSYTYFTWRNTKDELQQYFEEITKPPVTDFFHPNLWPNTPDILHATLQNGGRPAFMQRLILAATLGANYGMYGPAFELCENVPAKPSSEEYLNSEKYEIRHWNRSANNSLAPLVTLVNQIRRNNPALHSDGSLHFHHVDNSNIIAYSKSSGDNRILVAVNLDPTQEQAGWIDLDLKQLAVPHNETFEIEDLLTGTRYQWHDRSNYVALRPDVMPAHIFRLLRKPTVEIPPTP; encoded by the coding sequence ATGAAACCTATTGAAGGCCGCAAACGTGTCGTTATTGAAGAGGTCGAACCACAAGTCGACTGTGGACGTTATCCAGCAAAGCGAATCCTGGGCGACACCGTAACCGTAACTGCTGCGGTCTTTGGCGATGGTCACGACCATGTCTCCGGACGCCTGCTCTATCGCCACTCGAGCGAGGCCGATTGGCGATCCGCTCCCCTCTCCCCGCTTACCAATGATCTCTGGTCTGCCAGCTTCACAGTCGATGCGCTCGGCGACTGGCTCTACACCCTTGAGGCGTGGGTTGATCATTTCGATACCTGGTCTGCAGATCTGCAAAAGCGGCTCGAAGCGCAACCCGTTCCCGGAGGCACAAATCCCGCAGCCGCCCCACAGGATATTCCGCTCGCTTTACGTTCCGGCGCACTCCTCTTGGAACACGCGGCAAAACGCGCAGAGGGGGCCGACAGCAAACATCTGGCCGACGAAGCCGCACGCCTGCTCAAACTGGCAAAGGCAAAATCTGATGTCTACGAGAATCCGCTGACGGACGAGATCGTCGCTCTGGTCGCGCGATATCCTGACCTCGGGTTCGCCACGCGCTACGCAAGAGAATTTCATCTCTGGGTCGACCGCGAGCGAGCGCGCTACTCCACCTGGTACGAACTTTTTCCGCGATCCACTTCGCCCGACCCAACACGCCACGGCACCTTCGCCGATGTGATAGCGCTTCTGCCAGACGTCGCAGCGATGGGCTTCGATGTTCTGTATATGCCACCCATCCATCCCATCGGCAAAGCGTTTCGCAAAGGCCCCAACAACAGCGTTACCTCAACGGAAAACGATCCTGGCAGCCCCTGGGCTATCGGCGCAAAGGAGGGCGGCCACAAGGCCATCCATGCTCCTCTCGGAACTCTGCGCGACTTCGACGCGCTCGTCGCCGCGACCCGCGAACACGGCATGGAGGTCGCTCTCGACATCGCCTTTCAATGTTCGCCCGATCACCCATGGGTCGCTGAGCACCCCGACTGGTTCAACATCCGCCCTGACGGTTCAATCCAATACGCGGAGAATCCTCCCAAAAAATATCAGGACATCTATCCCCTCAACTTCGAATCGCCCGATTGGCGCGGGCTCTGGGAGGCCCTGCGTGATGTCTTCACCTATTGGATCAAGCGCGACGTGAAAATTTTCCGCGTCGACAATCCGCACACGAAAGCCATTCCCTTCTGGGAGTGGTGCATCGGCGAAGTTCATAAAAAATATCCCGATGTGATCTTTCTCGCCGAAGCCTTCACCCGTCCCCACGTCATGTACTCGCTCGCCAAGGCCGGCTTCAGCCAGTCCTACACCTACTTCACTTGGCGCAACACGAAGGACGAGCTGCAGCAGTACTTCGAAGAGATCACGAAGCCGCCAGTGACCGACTTTTTTCATCCCAACCTCTGGCCCAACACTCCCGACATCCTGCATGCCACACTGCAAAATGGTGGCCGTCCCGCCTTCATGCAACGCCTCATCCTCGCGGCGACGTTAGGCGCAAACTACGGCATGTACGGCCCCGCCTTCGAACTCTGCGAAAACGTTCCTGCCAAACCGAGCAGCGAAGAATACCTCAACAGTGAGAAGTACGAGATCCGTCACTGGAATCGCAGTGCGAACAACAGCCTCGCGCCTCTGGTCACACTCGTCAATCAAATCCGAAGAAATAACCCGGCACTCCACTCTGACGGCTCTCTCCACTTCCACCACGTCGACAACTCAAACATCATCGCCTACAGCAAATCGAGCGGAGACAACCGGATTCTCGTGGCCGTCAACCTCGATCCGACCCAGGAGCAAGCGGGATGGATCGATCTCGACCTAAAACAACTAGCGGTCCCGCACAACGAAACCTTCGAGATTGAAGATCTACTCACCGGCACACGCTATCAATGGCATGACCGCAGTAACTACGTCGCGCTGCGACCGGACGTGATGCCCGCGCACATCTTCCGTCTGCTCCGTAAACCTACCGTCGAAATACCACCCACGCCATAA
- a CDS encoding beta-L-arabinofuranosidase domain-containing protein, giving the protein MAVTRRKFLLNSTYAGAGFAVIGAMKPVVLLAQTGEKDMAPYLTGIRMAATPATNYRAYRSKVSATPDVTTWVQVDLKKSVPISAIQLFPASERMYPGRDQYYGGEGFPLRFKLEASDDASFAKAETIADFTQFDFPDLKDNITQYAAHDVHGRYVRLTATRLRPVKAPDTDGTPLGKEPKDSPDYTLMVAKMAVLSGGHDVAVGCKVTADEKYGNNELVAQLTRPPRQDGEGIRVDNPYAVTDAATWKPAKYKAEAPKTGVTLDGGVFQAAMQNNIQYLLNSYTTDDLLRQFYERTGKIKNFKPTGSQVFWEEDLAGSNAGRFLMGAGNTVRWIDDPELRRRLNVVVDGIEKCRQSNGYIMAYPEDTIFYSERAAYTRAWLTHGLLEAGYAGNPKALPMLRGYYDWFNQQSFLPVMLRGAIQGGQGMVANTRVCTSPVGKPADAQVIQRYYQEDGWMEGLAKQEKEQVWQYPYDRPHCYLLTNLEAYLDMYLATGDVRYRDGVLGAWELYRAHWQQAGGSISIIEFEKDPPNSNYLRQKLGELCGSSFWVFLSQRFQLLNPDEERYATEIEKSIYNVGMANQDGGVGLRYHTIMEGKKEKSTHENTCCEGQGTRLLGTLPEHIYSIAPDGIYVNLYEPSTIRWQQAGQPMELKLKTRFPYDPHVSAAVKVSAPTQANLRIRVPSWAAKEMAVSVNGKVTGSGKPGSYLAVDRKWSDGDVIEFVLPAEIRVKRYNGDDQVAGKKRYSVEYGPILLAAVGAPTANITVDKGKEAEHLANHLEPVDGAPLHFSVRGNTGQKFMPYWQISEEEFTCYPAVTAMA; this is encoded by the coding sequence ATGGCTGTGACACGACGTAAGTTTCTATTGAACTCCACGTACGCAGGAGCGGGGTTTGCCGTAATCGGTGCAATGAAGCCAGTGGTCCTACTGGCGCAAACAGGCGAAAAAGATATGGCTCCATATCTGACTGGAATCAGGATGGCCGCAACGCCTGCGACGAACTACCGTGCGTATCGCTCCAAGGTGTCTGCGACACCAGATGTCACAACCTGGGTACAGGTGGACTTGAAGAAAAGCGTTCCCATCTCCGCTATTCAGCTATTTCCCGCCTCCGAGCGGATGTATCCGGGCCGCGATCAATATTACGGTGGTGAAGGATTCCCTCTGCGTTTCAAACTGGAGGCTTCCGACGATGCCAGCTTTGCGAAGGCTGAGACCATTGCAGACTTCACTCAATTTGACTTCCCGGATTTGAAAGACAACATTACGCAGTACGCAGCGCATGATGTTCACGGGCGATATGTGCGGTTGACGGCCACCCGACTTCGGCCCGTCAAGGCACCTGATACCGACGGCACGCCGTTGGGCAAAGAGCCGAAGGATAGCCCCGACTACACCCTGATGGTTGCGAAGATGGCTGTTTTGTCCGGCGGCCATGATGTTGCGGTGGGATGCAAAGTAACAGCAGATGAGAAGTATGGAAACAACGAGCTTGTCGCGCAGCTCACGCGGCCTCCACGGCAAGATGGAGAAGGCATTCGCGTAGACAATCCCTATGCAGTGACCGATGCTGCAACCTGGAAACCAGCAAAGTATAAAGCGGAAGCTCCGAAGACGGGAGTAACGTTGGACGGCGGCGTCTTTCAGGCTGCGATGCAAAACAACATTCAGTATTTGCTGAACTCTTATACAACCGACGATCTTCTTCGCCAGTTTTACGAGCGGACAGGCAAGATCAAAAACTTCAAGCCTACCGGCTCGCAGGTCTTCTGGGAGGAAGATCTTGCGGGTTCAAACGCAGGCCGTTTTTTGATGGGCGCGGGCAACACGGTGCGCTGGATAGACGACCCTGAGTTGCGGCGCCGTCTCAACGTTGTGGTCGACGGTATCGAAAAGTGCCGTCAGTCGAACGGATACATCATGGCATATCCCGAAGACACGATTTTTTATTCGGAGCGTGCAGCGTACACTCGCGCATGGCTCACGCATGGTCTGTTGGAAGCTGGATATGCCGGCAACCCGAAAGCCCTGCCGATGCTGCGCGGATACTACGACTGGTTCAACCAGCAATCCTTCCTGCCAGTCATGCTGCGCGGAGCGATTCAAGGCGGCCAGGGCATGGTGGCGAATACGCGTGTGTGCACAAGCCCAGTTGGAAAACCAGCGGATGCTCAGGTGATTCAGCGCTACTACCAGGAAGATGGCTGGATGGAAGGGCTGGCAAAGCAGGAGAAAGAGCAAGTGTGGCAGTATCCGTATGACCGCCCGCATTGCTATCTTCTGACCAATCTCGAAGCATACCTGGATATGTATCTTGCCACGGGCGATGTGCGGTATCGCGATGGTGTGCTGGGCGCGTGGGAACTCTATCGCGCACACTGGCAACAGGCGGGCGGAAGCATCTCGATTATCGAGTTCGAGAAAGATCCGCCGAACAGCAACTATCTGCGCCAGAAGCTTGGGGAGTTGTGCGGCAGCAGCTTCTGGGTCTTCCTGAGCCAGCGTTTCCAACTTCTGAATCCTGATGAAGAACGCTATGCCACTGAGATCGAGAAGTCGATTTACAACGTTGGCATGGCAAATCAGGACGGCGGCGTAGGTCTTCGCTACCACACGATCATGGAAGGCAAGAAAGAGAAGTCCACGCACGAGAACACGTGTTGCGAAGGACAGGGGACACGGCTGCTTGGGACTCTGCCGGAACACATCTACTCCATTGCGCCGGATGGAATCTATGTGAATCTCTATGAACCCTCGACGATTCGTTGGCAGCAGGCTGGGCAACCGATGGAGCTCAAGTTAAAGACGCGCTTTCCCTACGACCCGCATGTGAGCGCTGCGGTAAAGGTGTCGGCACCTACACAAGCTAACCTGCGGATTCGTGTTCCTTCCTGGGCCGCGAAGGAGATGGCGGTATCGGTCAACGGAAAGGTGACAGGTTCAGGCAAGCCTGGCTCGTATCTCGCGGTCGATCGTAAGTGGAGCGACGGAGATGTCATCGAGTTTGTGCTTCCTGCAGAGATTCGAGTGAAGCGCTACAACGGCGACGACCAGGTTGCGGGCAAGAAGAGGTACTCGGTCGAGTACGGTCCAATTCTTCTTGCTGCCGTGGGAGCTCCAACAGCAAATATTACGGTGGACAAAGGCAAGGAAGCAGAGCATCTGGCAAATCATCTGGAGCCTGTCGATGGAGCACCACTTCACTTCTCTGTCCGTGGAAATACGGGTCAAAAGTTCATGCCCTACTGGCAGATCTCGGAGGAAGAGTTCACCTGCTATCCGGCAGTGACGGCAATGGCGTGA
- the treS gene encoding maltose alpha-D-glucosyltransferase, whose protein sequence is MKKAGSATDPLWYKDAIIYEIHVRAFMDSNADGIGDFPGLMSKLDYLQDLGVTCLWLLPFFPSPLRDDGYDIANYVEVNSSYGTLNDFKQFLDAAHLRGMQVMIELVINHTSDQHPWFKAARLAPKGSPERDMYVWSDTDKLFEGVRIIFVDTEKSNWTWDEVAQQYYWHRFFSHQPDLNFDNPRVMQEVLKAMRFWLDMGVDALRLDAIPYLIERDGTSCENVPETHVKIKEIRAVIDAEYDNRLVLAEANMWPADVRPYFGDGDECNMAFHFPLMPRIYMALRQEDRLPITDIMAQTPAIPDNCQWGLFLRNHDELTLEMVTDDERDYMYLAYSADPRMRINVGIRRRLAPLVDNNRRRIELLNSLLLSFPGTPILYYGDEIGMGDNIYLGDRNGVRTPMQWNSDRNAGFSKAVPAQLYFPVIMDPIWGYQSINVEAQQSDQSSLLHWTRNMIALRKLFHVFGRGTQEFLSPENRKILAYIRQYEEGDHCETVLCVANLSRFSQPVSLDLSKFSGMIPVEMLGYVTFPTITANPYPLTLAPYSFLWLELQSAPSSPEPVEVPVDEPIVSMLSHGIEGILTGAELASLQQLLVSFLPHQRWFGAKTRTIKSVDILDSALLPGLNAALLFLHLIYEDDSTDVYQLALTISTGDAAEMVRGSDPASIVATVTTGDGPAVLHDAVAREDVRQAILQLIETEESLSTQNGTLHGRKSSAYTAARGTDPLPARTGSAEQSNTSILYDAKLIMKLFRRLQPGENPDTEIGRFLTETAHFPRIAPFLGDITLRTKNGTPTTIAMLQGLVENEGDGWQWTLDELSHYYESVAILPALQDVGTPASFFTESESPALAREHAGLYLDAAALLGRRTAEMHLALATPTHDPAFAAEDFTTADLVADADRIDAQLSLTLEALKRGMSQLTETTADNAALVLSRRIELFARARAIASATPALAGQSIRIHGDYHLGQVLRSRGDYVILDFEGEPARSLAQRRAKQSPLRDVAGMLRSFSYAAHAAHNAFAQRRPDDAKYLEPWATLWQNSVSTEFLRTYHTTVRAKDPALIPQPAQAQILLNAYLLEKSLYELLYELNNRPAWVRIPLAGILSLQS, encoded by the coding sequence GTGAAAAAAGCCGGCAGCGCCACCGACCCGCTTTGGTATAAGGACGCGATCATCTACGAGATTCACGTCCGAGCCTTTATGGACTCGAACGCGGATGGCATCGGCGATTTTCCCGGCCTCATGTCGAAGCTCGACTATCTGCAGGATCTGGGTGTCACTTGCCTCTGGCTGCTTCCCTTCTTCCCCTCACCGCTGCGTGACGACGGCTACGACATAGCTAACTACGTCGAGGTCAATTCCAGCTACGGCACACTCAACGACTTCAAACAGTTCCTCGACGCCGCTCATCTGCGCGGCATGCAGGTCATGATCGAGCTGGTCATCAACCACACCAGCGACCAGCACCCCTGGTTCAAAGCAGCGCGTCTCGCGCCCAAAGGCTCGCCCGAGCGCGACATGTACGTCTGGAGCGATACGGACAAGCTCTTCGAAGGCGTCCGCATCATCTTCGTCGACACTGAAAAGTCCAACTGGACCTGGGACGAAGTCGCGCAGCAGTACTACTGGCATCGCTTCTTCTCGCATCAGCCCGACCTGAACTTTGACAACCCGCGTGTGATGCAAGAGGTTCTCAAGGCGATGCGGTTCTGGTTGGACATGGGCGTCGATGCCCTCCGTCTGGATGCAATTCCCTATCTCATCGAACGCGACGGCACAAGCTGCGAGAACGTGCCCGAAACCCACGTCAAGATTAAAGAGATCCGTGCCGTCATCGATGCCGAGTACGACAATCGCCTCGTGCTAGCCGAAGCCAACATGTGGCCCGCCGACGTTCGTCCCTACTTCGGCGACGGCGACGAGTGCAACATGGCCTTTCACTTCCCGCTGATGCCGCGCATCTACATGGCGCTTCGCCAGGAAGACCGTCTCCCCATCACCGACATCATGGCGCAGACTCCCGCCATTCCCGACAACTGCCAGTGGGGTCTATTCCTCCGCAACCACGACGAACTCACGCTCGAGATGGTCACCGACGACGAGCGCGACTACATGTACCTGGCCTACTCGGCTGACCCGCGCATGCGCATCAACGTAGGCATTCGCCGACGCCTCGCGCCACTGGTTGACAACAACCGCCGCCGCATCGAGCTACTCAACTCGCTCCTCCTCAGCTTCCCCGGAACACCCATCCTCTACTACGGCGACGAGATCGGCATGGGCGACAACATCTATCTCGGCGATCGCAACGGGGTCCGCACGCCGATGCAGTGGAACTCCGACCGCAACGCAGGCTTCTCCAAAGCGGTTCCGGCTCAGCTCTACTTTCCCGTCATCATGGACCCCATCTGGGGCTATCAATCCATCAACGTCGAGGCGCAGCAGTCCGATCAATCGTCGCTTCTGCACTGGACGCGCAACATGATCGCCCTGCGCAAGCTCTTCCACGTCTTCGGACGAGGCACGCAGGAGTTTCTCAGTCCGGAGAATCGAAAGATCCTCGCCTATATTCGTCAATATGAAGAAGGCGACCACTGCGAAACAGTCCTCTGCGTTGCGAACCTTTCACGCTTCTCGCAACCCGTATCGCTCGATCTGTCCAAATTCTCGGGGATGATTCCCGTCGAGATGCTCGGCTACGTAACCTTCCCAACCATTACCGCAAATCCCTATCCGCTTACGCTCGCCCCATACTCTTTTCTCTGGCTGGAACTCCAATCTGCGCCTTCATCGCCTGAGCCGGTCGAGGTCCCCGTCGACGAACCCATCGTCAGCATGTTGAGCCACGGCATCGAGGGCATCCTTACAGGAGCTGAATTAGCCTCGTTGCAGCAGCTTCTCGTAAGCTTCCTTCCACATCAGCGCTGGTTCGGAGCAAAGACCCGAACCATCAAGTCAGTCGATATCCTCGACTCCGCGCTGCTCCCCGGCCTCAACGCAGCTCTACTCTTCCTTCATCTCATCTATGAGGACGACAGCACCGATGTCTATCAGCTCGCTCTGACGATCAGTACGGGTGACGCAGCAGAGATGGTTCGCGGCTCAGATCCCGCAAGCATTGTCGCCACCGTTACAACCGGCGACGGTCCCGCAGTCCTGCATGATGCGGTCGCGCGAGAAGACGTCCGGCAGGCAATCCTCCAACTCATCGAGACCGAGGAAAGCTTATCGACTCAGAATGGAACACTGCACGGACGCAAGAGCAGTGCGTATACCGCGGCTCGTGGCACCGATCCACTGCCCGCCCGTACAGGATCGGCTGAACAATCGAACACATCCATCCTCTACGATGCGAAGCTCATCATGAAGCTCTTCCGTCGCCTCCAACCCGGAGAGAATCCCGACACTGAGATCGGACGTTTTCTCACCGAAACCGCGCACTTCCCTCGCATCGCTCCCTTTCTTGGCGACATTACACTTCGTACGAAAAACGGCACGCCCACCACCATCGCGATGCTCCAAGGTCTCGTCGAAAACGAGGGCGACGGCTGGCAGTGGACCCTCGACGAACTCTCGCACTACTACGAAAGCGTCGCCATTCTGCCAGCTCTCCAGGACGTCGGCACGCCCGCTTCGTTCTTTACAGAGAGCGAATCACCGGCACTCGCGCGCGAACATGCCGGCCTCTATCTCGACGCGGCCGCGCTGCTGGGCCGCCGTACCGCCGAGATGCATCTCGCGCTCGCCACCCCTACTCACGACCCAGCCTTCGCAGCTGAAGACTTCACCACAGCCGACCTCGTCGCCGACGCCGACCGCATCGACGCCCAACTGTCACTCACCCTCGAAGCTCTTAAACGCGGCATGTCCCAGCTCACCGAGACCACCGCCGACAACGCCGCGCTCGTACTCAGCCGCCGCATCGAACTCTTCGCCCGCGCGCGTGCCATCGCCTCCGCAACGCCCGCCCTTGCTGGCCAGAGTATTCGCATTCATGGCGACTATCACCTCGGCCAGGTCCTCCGCTCCCGCGGCGACTACGTCATCCTCGACTTCGAAGGCGAACCCGCGCGCAGCCTCGCCCAACGTCGCGCTAAACAATCCCCCCTGCGAGACGTAGCGGGTATGCTGCGCTCCTTCAGTTACGCCGCTCACGCCGCACACAATGCCTTCGCGCAACGTCGCCCAGACGACGCGAAGTATCTCGAGCCGTGGGCCACCCTTTGGCAGAACTCCGTCTCCACAGAGTTTCTCCGCACCTATCACACGACCGTCCGGGCCAAAGATCCAGCGTTGATCCCTCAACCTGCGCAGGCACAAATCCTGCTCAACGCCTACCTGCTCGAAAAGTCTCTCTACGAACTCCTGTACGAACTCAACAATCGCCCCGCGTGGGTCAGAATCCCACTCGCAGGCATACTCTCTCTACAGTCATAG
- a CDS encoding TonB-dependent receptor: MAHLRKTSAPSESTKNGGTQRRDFTYSTGFLKTRFSRAVQTILLLMIVAGVGPQKATLAQTDLGFISGTVRDAADAVVPNCQIEVKNSRTATTRTVTSDQNGYFNVPSLTVGPYTVSATAPGFKHLVTNVDVTTNGTTANLQLSVGNVQQEVTVTSESGSVSLQTDNHELVTTVSPTQLVNLPNNTRSILNVATLGPSSQQGTDVGVDGGDEGFYGQTANSVIISGLGNAHTAFLQDGVDNTNLLTQTVNILSSVEATQEVTTILNGAPARFSQPSIINVITKSGSNQIHGTAYDFLQNDDFDAQNWFATSKPAKRFNQFGGNIGAPLWKSKLFAFFDYSGLRSHTGVVNRDRVPTDAERGGDFSADNLTLYDPSTYDPITGTSQPFAGNKLTSISPFAQLWLKNYPEPNQALDASNVNYVVNLPQISNYDEYLGRVDFNISPRDLLFGTVARLDSQAGQNSITPGLFGIFIALKGTNISVAETHVFNSNIVNVFKVGYNRSNLFRTQQGEGALNYAEAYGLENVNPAPAQWTPPAINLTNYTSLGDPYSPQGAIQNRFQYTDEVSWKLGNHTFVFGGDYVKTQFDGNWVVGNNGIYNFDGSATSAYINGVRSSTDQGNSFADMELGFPRTANAANGVTLGAFRGTDVSGYVQDDWKVLPRLTFNIGLRYDFDNPPNDKNGHGGQFDVASNRVIPGTWKTNYNDWAPRFGFSYQANDRTVVRGGYGIYYAPILYNNLQFQLLYSPNFVNQSYSFNVATPVDIQDLFVPNPSLAGQQNYTLTKTLKDTSVQDWNFNIERSLSNNTLLTLGYIGNVTRHQSARADLNQPFGLTPGNTSGILDLRPNTNVGTTDGQLNAVSANYNALAIKLERHTPTACSSWAPIPTRRQWIFWMATMQTFKISITLG; this comes from the coding sequence ATGGCACACCTACGCAAGACCAGCGCTCCTTCAGAGTCGACCAAGAACGGCGGGACACAGCGCAGAGACTTTACCTACTCGACCGGTTTTCTGAAGACCAGATTTTCCAGGGCAGTTCAAACCATCCTTTTGCTGATGATCGTTGCGGGCGTTGGTCCGCAAAAGGCGACGTTGGCTCAGACCGATCTTGGCTTCATCTCCGGAACAGTTCGGGATGCCGCTGACGCTGTGGTTCCGAACTGTCAGATCGAGGTCAAAAACTCGAGAACAGCGACAACGCGCACCGTCACATCGGACCAAAACGGCTACTTCAACGTTCCCTCGCTTACGGTGGGGCCTTACACAGTCTCGGCCACTGCGCCTGGATTTAAACATCTAGTGACGAATGTTGACGTGACCACGAACGGTACGACCGCTAATCTTCAACTCTCTGTGGGGAATGTGCAGCAGGAGGTGACGGTCACTTCCGAGTCGGGCTCGGTAAGTTTGCAGACGGATAACCACGAGTTGGTAACAACGGTTTCGCCGACTCAATTGGTCAACCTGCCGAACAACACCAGAAGCATCCTGAACGTCGCGACTCTAGGGCCTTCGTCGCAGCAGGGTACCGATGTCGGCGTGGATGGTGGAGATGAAGGTTTTTACGGGCAGACGGCAAACTCGGTCATCATCTCAGGACTTGGTAATGCCCATACGGCCTTTCTTCAGGACGGCGTGGACAATACCAACCTGTTGACGCAGACGGTCAACATTCTTTCGTCGGTCGAAGCGACGCAGGAGGTAACAACGATTCTGAACGGAGCCCCGGCGCGTTTCAGCCAGCCTTCGATCATCAACGTCATCACCAAGAGTGGATCGAATCAGATTCACGGAACGGCGTATGACTTCTTGCAGAACGATGACTTCGACGCTCAGAACTGGTTTGCTACGTCGAAACCCGCAAAGCGCTTCAACCAGTTTGGAGGCAACATCGGAGCTCCGTTGTGGAAGAGCAAGCTGTTCGCTTTCTTCGACTATTCGGGCCTGCGCAGCCACACGGGGGTGGTCAACCGCGACCGAGTTCCGACCGACGCCGAACGCGGCGGGGACTTCTCCGCTGACAACCTGACTCTCTACGATCCTTCAACCTACGACCCCATCACCGGTACCAGCCAGCCATTTGCAGGCAACAAGCTTACATCGATCAGCCCCTTCGCTCAGCTCTGGTTGAAGAACTATCCCGAGCCAAATCAGGCGCTGGACGCGAGCAACGTCAACTACGTTGTAAACCTGCCCCAGATTAGTAACTACGACGAATACCTTGGCCGCGTGGACTTCAACATCTCGCCACGGGACCTCCTGTTCGGAACCGTGGCGAGGCTCGACAGCCAGGCGGGCCAGAACAGTATTACGCCTGGGCTCTTTGGCATCTTCATCGCGCTGAAGGGCACCAATATCTCGGTCGCTGAAACCCACGTGTTCAATTCGAATATCGTGAATGTGTTCAAGGTTGGTTACAACCGAAGCAATCTATTTCGTACGCAGCAGGGCGAAGGTGCTCTGAACTATGCTGAGGCTTACGGTCTGGAAAACGTCAATCCTGCACCAGCGCAGTGGACTCCTCCAGCGATTAACCTGACGAACTACACCTCGCTCGGAGACCCGTACTCTCCGCAAGGCGCGATTCAGAACCGCTTCCAGTACACGGACGAGGTGAGCTGGAAGCTTGGGAATCACACGTTTGTGTTCGGTGGCGATTATGTCAAAACACAGTTTGATGGAAACTGGGTCGTCGGCAACAACGGCATCTATAACTTCGACGGAAGCGCGACCTCAGCATACATAAACGGTGTGCGGAGCTCGACCGACCAGGGTAACTCTTTCGCTGATATGGAACTCGGATTCCCTCGGACCGCCAATGCTGCCAATGGCGTAACCCTTGGCGCGTTTCGCGGCACCGATGTCTCGGGCTACGTGCAGGATGACTGGAAGGTGCTGCCTCGGCTGACCTTCAATATCGGACTGCGATATGACTTCGACAATCCGCCGAACGACAAAAACGGCCATGGCGGACAGTTCGATGTCGCATCCAATCGGGTTATTCCCGGTACGTGGAAGACGAACTACAACGACTGGGCACCGCGGTTTGGATTCTCTTACCAGGCGAACGATCGCACGGTCGTCCGTGGCGGCTATGGAATTTACTACGCACCAATTCTCTATAACAATCTCCAATTCCAACTGTTGTACTCGCCGAACTTTGTAAATCAGTCGTACTCGTTCAACGTGGCTACTCCGGTAGATATTCAAGATCTGTTTGTCCCTAACCCATCTTTGGCTGGACAGCAGAACTACACACTGACAAAGACCTTGAAAGACACGTCAGTGCAGGACTGGAACTTCAACATCGAACGGTCGCTCAGCAACAACACGCTTCTCACCCTTGGCTACATAGGCAATGTGACCCGTCATCAGTCCGCGCGCGCCGATCTCAATCAACCCTTTGGATTGACGCCCGGGAACACGAGCGGCATTCTTGACCTGAGACCGAACACGAACGTTGGAACGACTGATGGCCAACTCAATGCCGTTTCGGCGAACTACAACGCCCTCGCGATCAAGTTAGAGCGACATACACCAACGGCCTGCAGTTCCTGGGCGCCTATACCTACTCGAAGACAATGGATATTTTGGATGGCGACAATGCAGACATTCAAAATCTCTATAACCCTGGGCTGA